A window of Synchiropus splendidus isolate RoL2022-P1 chromosome 9, RoL_Sspl_1.0, whole genome shotgun sequence contains these coding sequences:
- the LOC128765382 gene encoding L-threo-3-hydroxyaspartate ammonia-lyase isoform X2 — MMNFAAQLFYSTYLQERLEQLYSPKPAVKGSEENDPFWQREELRLGPEQQDHFHKAGPVQNGTVGRRATLIEPERLKDFGVEELLNGDVKVHESRVAQRTEVKLKSPPKTRRLSEFRVVPRPPIQYLRFEDISAAAFRIQSGIQKTPCTYSRLSKQYGMEIFLKKEHLHYTGSAKERGALYMLTSLTQQRKGVIVATDCNFSMAVSHHAVELKIPVFVIMPSCCTSSRLRIYRDYGAMVISYGSTSRDSQNHARHLANENGYLYVDEEESPSYLAGLGTVGMEIYEQVPKLEAVVVPAAGQYGLLAGTAAAIKHLNSQILVIGVEPEGFPLLRQSLKTDGPVREVHSNQNTKLYGDLVERSLGANTFHLAKTLVDKVVSVSEEDSLVAMLRFQEFERSTVDTEGALGLAAILAGQLPELRGKRVAVVVSSANMDLEVVRQCVDRALVLDDRVSKFSVQLGEWPGDMAKLLDILSREDIRLLDVCHRRHSDRADIFKAKVECVVETRDKTQSAHLRKMLSERYPSLCWLDR, encoded by the exons ATGATGAACTTTGCTGCTCAACTCTTCTACTCCACCTACCTCCAAGAGCGACTGGAGCAACTGTACTCACCTAAGCCTGCAGTGAAAGGCAGCGAGGAGAATGACCCCTTCTGGCAGAG GGAGGAGCTGCGTCTCGGTCCAGAACAACAAGACCACTTCCACAAGGCCGGGCCAGTCCAAAACGGCACAGTTGGACGGAGAGCCACGCTCATCGAGCCAGAGAGGTTGAAGGACTTTGGTGTGGAGGAACTTCTCAATGGAGACGTGAAGGTCCATGAGAGCAGAGTAGCTCAGCGAACAGAGGTCAAGCTCAAGAGCCCGCCGAAGACCAGACGACTCAGCGAGTTCAGGGTGGTGCCCAGGCCGCCCATCCAGTACCTGCGATTTGAAGACATCAGCGCTGCTGCCTTCAGGATCCAGTCAGGGATTCAGAAGACGCCATGCACG TACTCCAGACTCTCCAAGCAGTACGGGATGGAGATCTTCCTCAAAAAGGAGCACCTGCACTACACCGGCTCGGCCAAGGAGCGAGGAGCTTTATACATGCTCACATCTCTAACACAG CAAAGGAAGGGTGTGATCGTAGCCACCGACTGCAACTTCTCCATGGCCGTGTCTCACCACGCCGTCGAGCTGAAGATCCCCGTCTTTGTAATCATGCCGTCTTGCTGCACCTCATCCCGTCTGCGGATCTACAGGGACTACGGCGCCATGGTCATTTCCTACGGGAGCACCAGTCGGGACTCCCAAAACCACGCGCGCCACCTCGCCAATGAGAACGGCTACCTCTACGTGGACGA GGAGGAAAGCCCGTCATACCTGGCCGGTCTGGGAACCGTGGGAATGGAGATCTACGAACAAGTCCCCAAACTGGAGGCCGTGGTGGTGCCGGCTGCTGGACAGTACGGCCTATTGGCTGGTACTGCAGCCGCCATCAAACACCTCAACTCCCAAATTCTTGTCATC GGAGTTGAACCAGAAGGTTTCCCTCTGCTGCGTCAGTCTCTGAAAACAGATGGTCCCGTCAGAGAGGTTCACAGCAACCAAAATACCAAACTATACGGAG ATCTGGTGGAGCGGTCTCTCGGCGCCAACACCTTCCATCTGGCCAAGACTCTGGTCGACAAAGTCGTCTCCGTcag TGAGGAGGACTCTCTGGTGGCGATGCTACGGTTTCAGGAGTTTGAGCGTTCGACGGTGGACACAGAGGGAGCTCTGGGCCTCGCTGCCATCCTGGCGGGTCAGCTACCCGAACTCAGAGGGAAGCG AGTGGCTGTGGTGGTGAGCAGCGCCAACATGGATCTGGAGGTGGTGAGGCAGTGCGTGGACCGGGCTCTGGTGCTGGACGACCGGGTCAGCAAGTTCTCGGTGCAGCTGGGCGAGTGGCCCGGAGACATGGCCAAGCTGCTGGACATCTTGTCCAGAGAAGACATCAG GCTCCTCGACGTCTGCCACCGGAGACACAGTGACAGGGCTGACATTTTCAAAGCCAAG gtgGAGTGTGTGGTGGAGACCAGGGACAAGACGCAGAGCGCACACCTGAGGAAGATGCTGAGCGAGCGCTATCCATCGCTGTGCTGGTTGGACCGGTGA
- the tmem254 gene encoding transmembrane protein 254, with protein MAQSNFFQLAGIYTWVAGILFDGFFTLLPFAPDLVPLSYLGPFGSFFQNLVDNSPAGLINFWWFLFGIHITEALLSFRVCTEKGVTDGTARFLWFFQTFLFGYFSLGLLFNYYPDRQKQK; from the exons ATGGCTCAGTCCAACTTCTTCCAGCTGGCAGGCATCTACACCTGGGTGGCAGGAATCCTCTTCGATGGATTCTTCACC TTGCTGCCCTTCGCCCCAGATCTGGTCCCCCTCTCGTACCTCGGGCCGTTCGGCAGCTTCTTCCAGAACCTGGTGGACAACAGCCCTGCGGGGCTGATCAACTT CTGGTGGTTCCTGTTCGGCATTCACATCACGGAAGCTCTTCTTTCATTCCGCGTGTGCAC TGAGAAAGGCGTCACGGATGGTACAGCCCGCTTCCTGTGGTTCTTCCAAACCTTCCTCTTCGGCTACTTCTCCCTCGGCCTGCTCTTCAACTACTACCCGGATCGGCAGAAGCAGAAATAA
- the LOC128765382 gene encoding L-threo-3-hydroxyaspartate ammonia-lyase isoform X1: MMNFAAQLFYSTYLQERLEQLYSPKPAVKGSEENDPFWQREELRLGPEQQDHFHKAGPVQNGTVGRRATLIEPERLKDFGVEELLNGDVKVHESRVAQRTEVKLKSPPKTRRLSEFRVVPRPPIQYLRFEDISAAAFRIQSGIQKTPCTYSRLSKQYGMEIFLKKEHLHYTGSAKERGALYMLTSLTQEQQRKGVIVATDCNFSMAVSHHAVELKIPVFVIMPSCCTSSRLRIYRDYGAMVISYGSTSRDSQNHARHLANENGYLYVDEEESPSYLAGLGTVGMEIYEQVPKLEAVVVPAAGQYGLLAGTAAAIKHLNSQILVIGVEPEGFPLLRQSLKTDGPVREVHSNQNTKLYGDLVERSLGANTFHLAKTLVDKVVSVSEEDSLVAMLRFQEFERSTVDTEGALGLAAILAGQLPELRGKRVAVVVSSANMDLEVVRQCVDRALVLDDRVSKFSVQLGEWPGDMAKLLDILSREDIRLLDVCHRRHSDRADIFKAKVECVVETRDKTQSAHLRKMLSERYPSLCWLDR; this comes from the exons ATGATGAACTTTGCTGCTCAACTCTTCTACTCCACCTACCTCCAAGAGCGACTGGAGCAACTGTACTCACCTAAGCCTGCAGTGAAAGGCAGCGAGGAGAATGACCCCTTCTGGCAGAG GGAGGAGCTGCGTCTCGGTCCAGAACAACAAGACCACTTCCACAAGGCCGGGCCAGTCCAAAACGGCACAGTTGGACGGAGAGCCACGCTCATCGAGCCAGAGAGGTTGAAGGACTTTGGTGTGGAGGAACTTCTCAATGGAGACGTGAAGGTCCATGAGAGCAGAGTAGCTCAGCGAACAGAGGTCAAGCTCAAGAGCCCGCCGAAGACCAGACGACTCAGCGAGTTCAGGGTGGTGCCCAGGCCGCCCATCCAGTACCTGCGATTTGAAGACATCAGCGCTGCTGCCTTCAGGATCCAGTCAGGGATTCAGAAGACGCCATGCACG TACTCCAGACTCTCCAAGCAGTACGGGATGGAGATCTTCCTCAAAAAGGAGCACCTGCACTACACCGGCTCGGCCAAGGAGCGAGGAGCTTTATACATGCTCACATCTCTAACACAG GAGCAGCAAAGGAAGGGTGTGATCGTAGCCACCGACTGCAACTTCTCCATGGCCGTGTCTCACCACGCCGTCGAGCTGAAGATCCCCGTCTTTGTAATCATGCCGTCTTGCTGCACCTCATCCCGTCTGCGGATCTACAGGGACTACGGCGCCATGGTCATTTCCTACGGGAGCACCAGTCGGGACTCCCAAAACCACGCGCGCCACCTCGCCAATGAGAACGGCTACCTCTACGTGGACGA GGAGGAAAGCCCGTCATACCTGGCCGGTCTGGGAACCGTGGGAATGGAGATCTACGAACAAGTCCCCAAACTGGAGGCCGTGGTGGTGCCGGCTGCTGGACAGTACGGCCTATTGGCTGGTACTGCAGCCGCCATCAAACACCTCAACTCCCAAATTCTTGTCATC GGAGTTGAACCAGAAGGTTTCCCTCTGCTGCGTCAGTCTCTGAAAACAGATGGTCCCGTCAGAGAGGTTCACAGCAACCAAAATACCAAACTATACGGAG ATCTGGTGGAGCGGTCTCTCGGCGCCAACACCTTCCATCTGGCCAAGACTCTGGTCGACAAAGTCGTCTCCGTcag TGAGGAGGACTCTCTGGTGGCGATGCTACGGTTTCAGGAGTTTGAGCGTTCGACGGTGGACACAGAGGGAGCTCTGGGCCTCGCTGCCATCCTGGCGGGTCAGCTACCCGAACTCAGAGGGAAGCG AGTGGCTGTGGTGGTGAGCAGCGCCAACATGGATCTGGAGGTGGTGAGGCAGTGCGTGGACCGGGCTCTGGTGCTGGACGACCGGGTCAGCAAGTTCTCGGTGCAGCTGGGCGAGTGGCCCGGAGACATGGCCAAGCTGCTGGACATCTTGTCCAGAGAAGACATCAG GCTCCTCGACGTCTGCCACCGGAGACACAGTGACAGGGCTGACATTTTCAAAGCCAAG gtgGAGTGTGTGGTGGAGACCAGGGACAAGACGCAGAGCGCACACCTGAGGAAGATGCTGAGCGAGCGCTATCCATCGCTGTGCTGGTTGGACCGGTGA